A stretch of the Desulfobacter sp. genome encodes the following:
- a CDS encoding YkgJ family cysteine cluster protein, which yields MPLNKELDLTDFHCIQCHACCRESGYVRLGPEDPDAIAQYLGLDVHTFTNTYTRLTRDRQTLSLIEQTDGACIFLTDKGCKIQPVKPVQCENFPHKWKFSDFENICEWAKQQRQNKNHMPRIPNPSSSSK from the coding sequence ATGCCTTTGAACAAAGAACTGGATCTCACAGACTTTCACTGTATCCAATGCCATGCCTGCTGCAGGGAATCGGGATATGTCAGACTCGGCCCTGAAGACCCCGATGCCATTGCCCAATATTTAGGGCTGGATGTACACACCTTTACCAATACCTATACCCGGTTGACCCGGGACAGGCAGACCCTGTCCCTGATCGAGCAAACAGACGGGGCATGCATTTTCCTAACAGACAAGGGCTGCAAAATTCAACCGGTCAAGCCTGTTCAATGCGAAAATTTCCCCCATAAATGGAAATTTTCTGATTTTGAAAATATCTGCGAATGGGCAAAACAACAGCGCCAAAATAAAAATCACATGCCCAGAATACCCAACCCCTCTTCAAGCTCAAAATAG